A stretch of Anolis sagrei isolate rAnoSag1 chromosome X, rAnoSag1.mat, whole genome shotgun sequence DNA encodes these proteins:
- the PUS1 gene encoding pseudouridylate synthase 1 homolog isoform X4 gives MAEEVRTVTGNQAKRLKSSSCGREEEEKEEDGKLEEKGHTVKRFKASEDEAEDGAKRFPKRKIVLLVAYSGKGYHGMQRNVGNSQFKTIEDDLVLALIQSGCIPENHGEEMKKMSFQRCARTDKGVSAAGQIVSLKVWLIEDILQKINNHLPPHIRILGLKRVTGGFNSKNKCDARTYSYMLPTFAFAHKDCDFQDNTFHLNTETLATVNRLLASYKGTHNFHNFTSQKGPKDPSAKRYIMEMYCEEPFVREGMEFAVLKVKGQSFMMHQIRKMIGLVIAIVKGYASESIMERSWGEEKVDVPKAPGLGLVLERVHFEKYNKRFGNDGFHEALEWAEEEEKISAFKEKYIYPTIISTEKEERSMANWLETLSYHDFNSTASRTQLDNRDTQTNDHEGSDGFGDDSD, from the exons ATGGCGGAAGAGGTGAGGACTGTGACTGGCAACCAGGCGAAGAGGCTGAAGAGTAGTAGctgtggaagggaagaagaagagaaagaggaagatggGAAACTGGAGGAGAAGGGGCACACAGTGAAACGTTTCAAGGCCAGCGAGGATGAGGCTGAGGATGGGGCCAAGAGGTTTCCAAAGAGAAAGATTGTACTGCTGGTTGCGTATTCAGGGAAAGGCTACCATGGGATGCAA CGGAATGTGGGTAATTCTCAATTCAAGACAATTGAGGATGATCTGGTGTTGGCCCTCATTCAGTCAGGATGCATCCCAGAAAACCATGGAGAGGAAATGAAGAAGATGTCTTTTCAGAGATGTGCCAGGACAGATAAG GGTGTTTCTGCAGCTGGCCAAATTGTCTCTTTGAAGGTCTGGTTGATAGAAGATATTTTACAGAAGATCAACAACCATCTTCCTCCTCATATAAGAATCCTTG GGCTCAAAAGGGTCACAGGAGGCTTCAACTCCAAGAACAAATGTGATGCTCGAACCTACTCCTATATGCTTCCAACGTTTGCTTTTGCGCACAAGGACTGTGATTTTCAGGACAacacattccacctgaacacagAGACTCTAGCGACTGTTAACCGCCTCCTGGCCAGCTACAAGGGAACTCATAATTTTCACAACTTCACCTCCCAGAAGGGGCCCAAAGATCCCAGTGCCAAGCGTTACATCATGGAGATGTATTGCGAGGAGCCCTTTGTGCGAGAAGGCATGGAGTTTGCTGTGCTTAAAGTGAAAGGCCAAAGTTTCATGATGCATCAGATCCGGAAGATGATTGGCCTGGTGATCGCCATTGTGAAGGGTTATGCCTCAGAATCCATAATGGAGCGGAGCTGGGGTGAGGAGAAGGTGGATGTCCCTAAGGCCCCTGGGCTGGGCCTGGTTTTGGAACGAGTTCATTTTGAAAAGTATAATAAACGTTTTGGGAACGATGGATTCCATGAGGCCCTAGAATGggcagaggaagaagagaagatttcTGCTTTCAAAGAAAAGTATATCTATCCCACTATTATAAGcacagagaaagaagagagatctATGGCAAATTGGCTGGAAACTCTGTCTTACCACGACTTCAACTCCACTGCATCTAGGACACAGCTGGACAACAGGGACACACAG ACCAACGATCATGAAGGCAGTGATGGATTTGGAGACGACTCGGACTAA
- the PUS1 gene encoding pseudouridylate synthase 1 homolog isoform X2: MPLFRLGLSLAADCLGRSLGGCRWRNLSRHLSMAEEVRTVTGNQAKRLKSSSCGREEEEKEEDGKLEEKGHTVKRFKASEDEAEDGAKRFPKRKIVLLVAYSGKGYHGMQRNVGNSQFKTIEDDLVLALIQSGCIPENHGEEMKKMSFQRCARTDKGVSAAGQIVSLKVWLIEDILQKINNHLPPHIRILGLKRVTGGFNSKNKCDARTYSYMLPTFAFAHKDCDFQDNTFHLNTETLATVNRLLASYKGTHNFHNFTSQKGPKDPSAKRYIMEMYCEEPFVREGMEFAVLKVKGQSFMMHQIRKMIGLVIAIVKGYASESIMERSWGEEKVDVPKAPGLGLVLERVHFEKYNKRFGNDGFHEALEWAEEEEKISAFKEKYIYPTIISTEKEERSMANWLETLSYHDFNSTASRTQLDNRDTQTNDHEGSDGFGDDSD; this comes from the exons ATGCCTCTCTTCCGCCTGGGGCTGAGCCTGGCTGCTGACTGCCTGGGAAGAAGCCTCGGGGGCTGCCGGTGGAGGAACCTCAGCCGC CACCTTTCGATGGCGGAAGAGGTGAGGACTGTGACTGGCAACCAGGCGAAGAGGCTGAAGAGTAGTAGctgtggaagggaagaagaagagaaagaggaagatggGAAACTGGAGGAGAAGGGGCACACAGTGAAACGTTTCAAGGCCAGCGAGGATGAGGCTGAGGATGGGGCCAAGAGGTTTCCAAAGAGAAAGATTGTACTGCTGGTTGCGTATTCAGGGAAAGGCTACCATGGGATGCAA CGGAATGTGGGTAATTCTCAATTCAAGACAATTGAGGATGATCTGGTGTTGGCCCTCATTCAGTCAGGATGCATCCCAGAAAACCATGGAGAGGAAATGAAGAAGATGTCTTTTCAGAGATGTGCCAGGACAGATAAG GGTGTTTCTGCAGCTGGCCAAATTGTCTCTTTGAAGGTCTGGTTGATAGAAGATATTTTACAGAAGATCAACAACCATCTTCCTCCTCATATAAGAATCCTTG GGCTCAAAAGGGTCACAGGAGGCTTCAACTCCAAGAACAAATGTGATGCTCGAACCTACTCCTATATGCTTCCAACGTTTGCTTTTGCGCACAAGGACTGTGATTTTCAGGACAacacattccacctgaacacagAGACTCTAGCGACTGTTAACCGCCTCCTGGCCAGCTACAAGGGAACTCATAATTTTCACAACTTCACCTCCCAGAAGGGGCCCAAAGATCCCAGTGCCAAGCGTTACATCATGGAGATGTATTGCGAGGAGCCCTTTGTGCGAGAAGGCATGGAGTTTGCTGTGCTTAAAGTGAAAGGCCAAAGTTTCATGATGCATCAGATCCGGAAGATGATTGGCCTGGTGATCGCCATTGTGAAGGGTTATGCCTCAGAATCCATAATGGAGCGGAGCTGGGGTGAGGAGAAGGTGGATGTCCCTAAGGCCCCTGGGCTGGGCCTGGTTTTGGAACGAGTTCATTTTGAAAAGTATAATAAACGTTTTGGGAACGATGGATTCCATGAGGCCCTAGAATGggcagaggaagaagagaagatttcTGCTTTCAAAGAAAAGTATATCTATCCCACTATTATAAGcacagagaaagaagagagatctATGGCAAATTGGCTGGAAACTCTGTCTTACCACGACTTCAACTCCACTGCATCTAGGACACAGCTGGACAACAGGGACACACAG ACCAACGATCATGAAGGCAGTGATGGATTTGGAGACGACTCGGACTAA
- the PUS1 gene encoding pseudouridylate synthase 1 homolog isoform X3 gives MKHLSMAEEVRTVTGNQAKRLKSSSCGREEEEKEEDGKLEEKGHTVKRFKASEDEAEDGAKRFPKRKIVLLVAYSGKGYHGMQRNVGNSQFKTIEDDLVLALIQSGCIPENHGEEMKKMSFQRCARTDKGVSAAGQIVSLKVWLIEDILQKINNHLPPHIRILGLKRVTGGFNSKNKCDARTYSYMLPTFAFAHKDCDFQDNTFHLNTETLATVNRLLASYKGTHNFHNFTSQKGPKDPSAKRYIMEMYCEEPFVREGMEFAVLKVKGQSFMMHQIRKMIGLVIAIVKGYASESIMERSWGEEKVDVPKAPGLGLVLERVHFEKYNKRFGNDGFHEALEWAEEEEKISAFKEKYIYPTIISTEKEERSMANWLETLSYHDFNSTASRTQLDNRDTQTNDHEGSDGFGDDSD, from the exons ATGAAG CACCTTTCGATGGCGGAAGAGGTGAGGACTGTGACTGGCAACCAGGCGAAGAGGCTGAAGAGTAGTAGctgtggaagggaagaagaagagaaagaggaagatggGAAACTGGAGGAGAAGGGGCACACAGTGAAACGTTTCAAGGCCAGCGAGGATGAGGCTGAGGATGGGGCCAAGAGGTTTCCAAAGAGAAAGATTGTACTGCTGGTTGCGTATTCAGGGAAAGGCTACCATGGGATGCAA CGGAATGTGGGTAATTCTCAATTCAAGACAATTGAGGATGATCTGGTGTTGGCCCTCATTCAGTCAGGATGCATCCCAGAAAACCATGGAGAGGAAATGAAGAAGATGTCTTTTCAGAGATGTGCCAGGACAGATAAG GGTGTTTCTGCAGCTGGCCAAATTGTCTCTTTGAAGGTCTGGTTGATAGAAGATATTTTACAGAAGATCAACAACCATCTTCCTCCTCATATAAGAATCCTTG GGCTCAAAAGGGTCACAGGAGGCTTCAACTCCAAGAACAAATGTGATGCTCGAACCTACTCCTATATGCTTCCAACGTTTGCTTTTGCGCACAAGGACTGTGATTTTCAGGACAacacattccacctgaacacagAGACTCTAGCGACTGTTAACCGCCTCCTGGCCAGCTACAAGGGAACTCATAATTTTCACAACTTCACCTCCCAGAAGGGGCCCAAAGATCCCAGTGCCAAGCGTTACATCATGGAGATGTATTGCGAGGAGCCCTTTGTGCGAGAAGGCATGGAGTTTGCTGTGCTTAAAGTGAAAGGCCAAAGTTTCATGATGCATCAGATCCGGAAGATGATTGGCCTGGTGATCGCCATTGTGAAGGGTTATGCCTCAGAATCCATAATGGAGCGGAGCTGGGGTGAGGAGAAGGTGGATGTCCCTAAGGCCCCTGGGCTGGGCCTGGTTTTGGAACGAGTTCATTTTGAAAAGTATAATAAACGTTTTGGGAACGATGGATTCCATGAGGCCCTAGAATGggcagaggaagaagagaagatttcTGCTTTCAAAGAAAAGTATATCTATCCCACTATTATAAGcacagagaaagaagagagatctATGGCAAATTGGCTGGAAACTCTGTCTTACCACGACTTCAACTCCACTGCATCTAGGACACAGCTGGACAACAGGGACACACAG ACCAACGATCATGAAGGCAGTGATGGATTTGGAGACGACTCGGACTAA
- the PUS1 gene encoding pseudouridylate synthase 1 homolog isoform X1, which yields MPLFRLGLSLAADCLGRSLGGCRWRNLSRVDNYHKGAHMKHLSMAEEVRTVTGNQAKRLKSSSCGREEEEKEEDGKLEEKGHTVKRFKASEDEAEDGAKRFPKRKIVLLVAYSGKGYHGMQRNVGNSQFKTIEDDLVLALIQSGCIPENHGEEMKKMSFQRCARTDKGVSAAGQIVSLKVWLIEDILQKINNHLPPHIRILGLKRVTGGFNSKNKCDARTYSYMLPTFAFAHKDCDFQDNTFHLNTETLATVNRLLASYKGTHNFHNFTSQKGPKDPSAKRYIMEMYCEEPFVREGMEFAVLKVKGQSFMMHQIRKMIGLVIAIVKGYASESIMERSWGEEKVDVPKAPGLGLVLERVHFEKYNKRFGNDGFHEALEWAEEEEKISAFKEKYIYPTIISTEKEERSMANWLETLSYHDFNSTASRTQLDNRDTQTNDHEGSDGFGDDSD from the exons ATGCCTCTCTTCCGCCTGGGGCTGAGCCTGGCTGCTGACTGCCTGGGAAGAAGCCTCGGGGGCTGCCGGTGGAGGAACCTCAGCCGCGTAG ataaTTATCACAAGGGAGCACACATGAAG CACCTTTCGATGGCGGAAGAGGTGAGGACTGTGACTGGCAACCAGGCGAAGAGGCTGAAGAGTAGTAGctgtggaagggaagaagaagagaaagaggaagatggGAAACTGGAGGAGAAGGGGCACACAGTGAAACGTTTCAAGGCCAGCGAGGATGAGGCTGAGGATGGGGCCAAGAGGTTTCCAAAGAGAAAGATTGTACTGCTGGTTGCGTATTCAGGGAAAGGCTACCATGGGATGCAA CGGAATGTGGGTAATTCTCAATTCAAGACAATTGAGGATGATCTGGTGTTGGCCCTCATTCAGTCAGGATGCATCCCAGAAAACCATGGAGAGGAAATGAAGAAGATGTCTTTTCAGAGATGTGCCAGGACAGATAAG GGTGTTTCTGCAGCTGGCCAAATTGTCTCTTTGAAGGTCTGGTTGATAGAAGATATTTTACAGAAGATCAACAACCATCTTCCTCCTCATATAAGAATCCTTG GGCTCAAAAGGGTCACAGGAGGCTTCAACTCCAAGAACAAATGTGATGCTCGAACCTACTCCTATATGCTTCCAACGTTTGCTTTTGCGCACAAGGACTGTGATTTTCAGGACAacacattccacctgaacacagAGACTCTAGCGACTGTTAACCGCCTCCTGGCCAGCTACAAGGGAACTCATAATTTTCACAACTTCACCTCCCAGAAGGGGCCCAAAGATCCCAGTGCCAAGCGTTACATCATGGAGATGTATTGCGAGGAGCCCTTTGTGCGAGAAGGCATGGAGTTTGCTGTGCTTAAAGTGAAAGGCCAAAGTTTCATGATGCATCAGATCCGGAAGATGATTGGCCTGGTGATCGCCATTGTGAAGGGTTATGCCTCAGAATCCATAATGGAGCGGAGCTGGGGTGAGGAGAAGGTGGATGTCCCTAAGGCCCCTGGGCTGGGCCTGGTTTTGGAACGAGTTCATTTTGAAAAGTATAATAAACGTTTTGGGAACGATGGATTCCATGAGGCCCTAGAATGggcagaggaagaagagaagatttcTGCTTTCAAAGAAAAGTATATCTATCCCACTATTATAAGcacagagaaagaagagagatctATGGCAAATTGGCTGGAAACTCTGTCTTACCACGACTTCAACTCCACTGCATCTAGGACACAGCTGGACAACAGGGACACACAG ACCAACGATCATGAAGGCAGTGATGGATTTGGAGACGACTCGGACTAA